In Pseudomonas sp. LRP2-20, the genomic window ACGGCCACTGCATTGATCAGCGCGGTTTCCAGCGGCGCACCGGCCAGCCACCAGCCAATCAAGGTGAGCAGTGCCAGCACCAGCACTGCGGGCACGAACACCTGGCTGACCCGGTCGACCAGTTTCTGGATAGGTGCCTTGGCGGCTTGTGCGTCTTCGACCAGGCGGATGATCCGGGCCAGCACGGTCTCGGTGCCCAGCGCCTGGGTACGCACCAGCAGCCGGCCTTCGCCGTTGATGGCACCGCCGGTGACGCTGTCGCCGGGCTGCTTGGGCACCGGCAGGCTCTCGCCGCTGATCAGCGCTTCATCGGCGTGGCTGCTGCCTTCTTCCACTGCGCCATCGACCGGGAAGCGTTCGCCGGGCTTGACCAGCACCAGGTCGCCGAGGCGCAATTGAGCGATCGCCACGTCCTCTTCGCGGCCGTCGATGACGCGCACGGCACGTTCCGGCCGCAGCGCTTCGAGGGCGCGGATGGCGCTGGCGGTCTGGCGCTTGGCCCGGCTTTCGAGGTATTTGCCCAGCAATACCAAGGCGATGACCACCGCCGAAGCCTCGAAGTAAAGATGGGGTGCCATGCCGGCCGGGGCCTTGGCCCACTGGTACAGGCTCAGGCCATAACCCGCGCTGGTGCCCAGGGCGACCAGCAGGTCCATGTTGCCGGCCCCGGCACGCACGGCTTTGTAGGCGGCTTTGTAGAAACGTGCGCCGAGAATGAATTGCACCGGGGTGGCCAGCGCGAACTGCACCCAGGCGGGGAGCATCCAGTGCAGGCCGAACGGCTGTACCAGCATCGGCAGCACCAAGGGCAGGGCCAGCAACAGCGCGGCAGCGACGGCCAGGCGCTCGTTGCGCAGGCGCCGTTGGGCATCTTGCTGATCATCCTTCACTGCTTGCGGCAGGCTGGCGCTGTAGCCGGCCTTTTCCACAGCGGCAATCAGCAGCGCGTCATCGAGTGCCTGCAGCACTTCAAGGTGGGCACGTTCGCTGGCCAGGTTGACGCTGACCTGTTCGACGCCCGGCAGCTTGCCTAGTGCGCGCTCGACACGTCCGACGCAACTGGCGCAAGTCATGCCGCCGATCTGCAGTTCGACGGTTCGGGTTGGCACGCCATAGCCGGCGTTGCGCACAGCTTCGACCAGGGCTGGCAAGCTGTCGGCCGGGGCCTGGACCCTGGCCTGTTCGGTGGCGAGGTTGACGCTGACCTGATCAGCGCCGCTAACTTTACGCAGGGCGCGCTCCACACGGCCGGCGCAACTGGCGCAGGTCATGCCGGAGATCGGCAGGTCGAACGTGGTAGATGTGGGCATGGCGCTCCTCCTTGGCAGGGCTTGAGCACCAGCATCAACCTTGCCACGCGGGGAAGGTCAATAGCCCAGGCCGGCTCGCTTCAATTCAAGGCCATTATGGCCCATGGCGATGCGGTATTTGGTGATCTGCCCCGCTTGCAGGTTGAGCCGGGTGCTGCGTTGGTCCTCGATGCCGGGGGCGCAGCCTGGCATTTGCCCAGGCAGCAGGCGCAGGCGTACGTCGATTGGGCCGGGCGGCAGGTTGAAGGACGTGGACTGTTCCTGGAAAACGCGGCCGGAGAGCTGATCGTTGAGGTACACGCCGATTTCGCAGCTGGTGGCCACTTCCAGGCGTTCCCGGGAAATGATCAGCACGCTGTAGTCCGAGTTGCCCTCGGCGCTGGCCGGTGGCACTGCGGCCAAGGCGGCCAACAGCCCGACAACACCCACTGCTGTCCTGAACATGAAGAATCTCCTGCTTGCACAAATCGTCAAAGGCGCAGCTTGGCCGAGGTCCGCGCGGATTTCCAGCCCGGCCGTTTCACGCAGAACTTGACCTTGCCCCGATGGCAAGCTTGAAACTGCGTAAAACCCTGAAGGAGGCAGTACCCATGCAAGTGTTCAATGTTCAAGGCATGACTTGTGGCCATTGTGTGAAAGCAGTGACTCGCGCGGTACAGGAGCAGGATGCGCAGGCCAAGGTGGAAGTCGACCTGGCTGGCAAGCAGGTGCGGGTACAAAGCTCGCTGGCTGTCGAGCAGGTGCTGGCGGCTATTCGTGAGGAAGGCTACCAGGCAGAAGCGGTGTAGAAGCCCCCTTTTGTGGCGATCGGGCCGCAAGGCGGCCCCTGGATATCAGCCGTGATCGGTAAGTGGCGGGGGCCGCTTTGCGGCCTGATCGCGACACAAGGCCGCTCCTGCAGGTAGACTTGGCGGCTTGCTTAGCCTGCTATGGATTCCTGATGAACCTGCGAATGGTGCTCATCCTGGGCGCATTGAGTGCGTTCGGGCCCCTGGCGATCGACTTCTACCTGCCCGCCTTCCCGGCCATGGCGCAGGCGTTCGCCACCGATGAAAAACATGTACAGGCCACCCTGGCGGCCTATTTCCTTGGTCTGTCGATTGGCCAGCTGGCCTACGGGCCGGTGGCTGACCGTTTTGGTCGGCGCAAGCCGCTGCTGTTCGGCGTGGCGCTGTTCACCTTGGCTTCGCTGGCTTGTGCCTACGCCCCCAACCTAGACACCTTGATCGTGGCGCGCTTTGTCCAGGCACTGGGCGGTTGCGCCGGCATGGTGTTGTCGCGGGCCATTGTCAGCGACAAGTGCGACCCGGTGGCATCGGCCAAGGTGTTTTCGCAGTTGATGCTGGTGATGGGCCTGGCACCGATCCTTGCGCCAATGCTGGGCGGGGTTCTGGTGAACCTGGCCGGATGGCAGTCAATTTTCCTGGCGCTGAGCCTGTTCAGTGCTGCCAGCCTGCTGGCGGTAAGCCTGGGCCTGCCAGAGAGCCTGCCGGCGCATATGCCGCGCCAGCCGTTGTCAGGTGCATTGCGCCAGTACCTGCGGTTGTTGGCTGATCGAGTGTTCATTGGCCATGCCTTGACCGGTGGTATCGCCATTGCCGGGATGTTTGCCTACATCGCTGGTTCGCCTTTCGTATTCATCAAGCTCTATGGCGTACCCGCGGAACACTATGGCTGGCTGTTCGGGACCAACGCGGCCGGCTTCATCCTGGTAGCCCAGGTCAACGCGCGCCTGCTGGCCAAGCGAGGCCCGGCCTTCCTGTTGGTGCGGGCGGTCTGGCTCTACCTGGCAGCGGGGCTGGTACTGCTCGCGGTGGCAGCCATGCGCCCGGCGCAGTTGTGGCCGTTGCTGGTGCCGCTGTTCGTTTGCATTGCCAGCCTGGGTTGCATCATCCCCAACGCCTCGGCCTGCGCCATGAGCGGCCAGGGCGCGCGGGCGGGCAGCGCGTCTGCACTGATGGGCTGCCTGCAGTTCAGCGTCGCAGCCGGTGCGGCGTCGCTGGTCGGGGTGCTGCATGACGGCAGTGCAGTGCCCATGGCCTT contains:
- a CDS encoding heavy metal translocating P-type ATPase; translated protein: MPTSTTFDLPISGMTCASCAGRVERALRKVSGADQVSVNLATEQARVQAPADSLPALVEAVRNAGYGVPTRTVELQIGGMTCASCVGRVERALGKLPGVEQVSVNLASERAHLEVLQALDDALLIAAVEKAGYSASLPQAVKDDQQDAQRRLRNERLAVAAALLLALPLVLPMLVQPFGLHWMLPAWVQFALATPVQFILGARFYKAAYKAVRAGAGNMDLLVALGTSAGYGLSLYQWAKAPAGMAPHLYFEASAVVIALVLLGKYLESRAKRQTASAIRALEALRPERAVRVIDGREEDVAIAQLRLGDLVLVKPGERFPVDGAVEEGSSHADEALISGESLPVPKQPGDSVTGGAINGEGRLLVRTQALGTETVLARIIRLVEDAQAAKAPIQKLVDRVSQVFVPAVLVLALLTLIGWWLAGAPLETALINAVAVLVIACPCALGLATPAAIMAGTGVAARHGILIKDAEALERAHAVNRVVFDKTGTLTSGSPRVVHSQALVADGADLHRLAGALQRGSEHPLAKAVLDACAEQGLDVPAVTDSQSLTGRGIAGRVEGRELALGNRRLLDESNLQPGELAAKAQAWEAEGRTLSWLIERGAAPRVLGLFAFGDSLKPGAEQAIAALHARHISSHLLTGDNRGSAKVVADALGIDDVHAEVLPADKAATVAALKKDGVVAMVGDGINDAPALAAADIGIAMGGGTDVAMQAAGITLMRGDPRLVPAALEISRKTYAKIRQNLFWAFIYNLIGIPLAALGYLNPVLAGAAMALSSVSVVSNALWLKTWKPTSTSQEAP
- a CDS encoding heavy-metal-associated domain-containing protein, which gives rise to MQVFNVQGMTCGHCVKAVTRAVQEQDAQAKVEVDLAGKQVRVQSSLAVEQVLAAIREEGYQAEAV
- a CDS encoding multidrug effflux MFS transporter, encoding MNLRMVLILGALSAFGPLAIDFYLPAFPAMAQAFATDEKHVQATLAAYFLGLSIGQLAYGPVADRFGRRKPLLFGVALFTLASLACAYAPNLDTLIVARFVQALGGCAGMVLSRAIVSDKCDPVASAKVFSQLMLVMGLAPILAPMLGGVLVNLAGWQSIFLALSLFSAASLLAVSLGLPESLPAHMPRQPLSGALRQYLRLLADRVFIGHALTGGIAIAGMFAYIAGSPFVFIKLYGVPAEHYGWLFGTNAAGFILVAQVNARLLAKRGPAFLLVRAVWLYLAAGLVLLAVAAMRPAQLWPLLVPLFVCIASLGCIIPNASACAMSGQGARAGSASALMGCLQFSVAAGAASLVGVLHDGSAVPMALVISLCGALVVSVALLTRRLQAKRPA